CTCGCTGCCTGTCTGCTTCAGCTTCTGCAGGCGCGCTTCCGCCTCGGACGCGTCGGCTTTCATCTGCTTGAGCGCCCCATCGAAGTCACCGGTGTGAGACGCGGCGACTTTCCCGGCTGCTTCACGGAACTTGTCGGCCGCCGCGCGCCAAGCCTTTGCTTGCGCCGCGGCAATGTCCTTGAACGTGGCTTGCTGCTGCTCGACCTGCTTGCCGGCGCTTTCCAAGTAGGTCTTCATCTGCGCCTCGAACACGGCCCACTGCTTTTCTAGCTCCGCTTTGCTGCGCGCCCAAGCGGCTTCGCCGGCTTCCGCTTGCGTCTTGAGCTGCGCCTGGAATTCGTCGCGGCGCTTCTTCAGATCGGCGAGGATCTCATCGGCCTTCACTTTGGAATCGGACTTGGCCTCACCGGCTTTGACCTCGAATGAAGCCAGCGCAGCGTCCATCTCGTCGATCCGCTCCTTGGCCCAATTCAGGTAGAAGTGCACACCGCTCTGCTCCGACATGATCATCTCCGTTGGCTAATAACCTCATCATTTATTGGCTTGGCCCGGTTCGTGTTGACCTGCGTCAAATCTCGGCTGCGTGCGTTCTCGTCGATGGATGCACATTCTGAGCGCGCGAAGTGTCAGCTGCCGGAAAATGTGGCGCACTGGGTCTCCTCAATGGTCCTCAAGTTCGGAGCGAAGCCTCCCTCGTCGCCGACAGCGGTCGAGTGACCAGCCTTGTGTAGGAGGTCATTGAGCGCGTGGAAGGTCTCGGCCCCGTAGCGGAGGGCTTCGGCGAAAGTTGGCGCGCCATGGGGGCACGATCATGAATTCCTGGAAGTCGCGCGAATTCTGCGCATGCTGGCCGTCGTCGATGACGTTCATCATGGGGATGGGGAGCCGCGTTGCCGAGGCGCCGCCCAGATAGCGGTAGAGCGGTACACCTGCTGCCGAAGCCGCGGCGCGCGCGATAGCCATCGAGACACCGAGGATCGCGTTCGCGCCCAGCTTGCTCTTGTTTTCGGTGCCGCCGAGCACGATCAATGTCTTGTCGATAGCTTCCTGAGGGACGGCAGCCATCCCCACCAGGCGATCCCGAATGATGTCATTGACGTGAGTGACCGCCTTGAGCAGGCCTTTGCCGCCGTACCGCGCCATATCGCCATCGCGAGATAGTGCAACTGGCCGGCCATGCGGGCGAAGGTCGTCTTGCCGCCCTGATTGAAGGCGAGTGGTTCCTTCCGGACAACTTGACGAATTTTCTCGTGAGGGATTCTGAAAGGACAGATTACGAGCCTCTGGTCGTCCTGGATTACAAGGGCGTCCGCCGCTACCTTTCTGCATTCTGGGTGGATTAGGGCCGACATTTTCACAAGCGTATTGCGCGCGAGAGTTGAAGGTGCGGGAAGCGAGCGATTTTGCCGAACTGCAAGCAGCTCACCTTCGACCAAACCCCGCCCGACCGCGAAGCGTTCAGCCTTTCGGAGAAGCGGTTCCTTTGAGTGCTTTCCACGCGACGTGATTGGCTTCATCAAACGCCTTGCGGGATTCCGCCAACGCCGCGCTCAACACTGACCAGGATTCCGTTCCCGCATGCTTCAGTCTCTGAAGCCGCGCCCCGGCTTCCGCCGCGTCCGACTTCATCTGCTTGACGGCCGTATCGACATCGGCTCGCCTCGCATCAACAATCTTTGTGGCGGCGTCATGGAGCTTTTCGGCAGCATCATGCCAAGCCTTCGCCTGCACGGCGGCAATGCTCTTGAACGTATCATGCTGGTGCTCTAGCTGCGCACCGACACTTTCGAAATAATTCCTCACCTGCGCTTCGAGCCCGGCCCATTGCCGCTCCAGATCCGCCTCTGCGTGCGCCCAGGCGCCGCCGCCTGATTGGATGCGCGTCTTCAGCAATTTACCGAATTCATCGCGCCTGTTCTTCAAGTCGACAAGAAATTCGTTGATCTTGGAGTCGCCCTTGGCCTTGTTTGCCTCGACCTCAATGGAAGCAAGAACGGCATCCATTTCGTCGACCCGCTCCTTCGCCCAGTTCGAATAGAAATGCGTGCTGCTTTGGTCCGGCCTGCCCGTCTCCGTTGCCGCCAAGCGCTGCCCCGTCCACTTGCGCCAGTGGGTCGGCTGAATATCGATGCGCGTCCTGTTGAAAGCATCAACGAAATCGGCTCCAGTCCTGTGGCACGGGTACGAAAGCGGAATCACGATTTCATCGTAGTCCATCACGCATAGCTCGAGATCTTCTCCCGCGGGCGGCGTTACCGAGACCGGCAACCATTCTGCGCAGTCGGAGGCGGGTGATGAAATTGCGGTCATGGCTGGTGCTCCCATACAAATCAAGACATCCGATAGCACGTGAATCCCGATCCTTTTTGACCTAACTCAAGATCGCGATAGACCAGGAACGTGCTCGCCGACGCTATCCGCCGACGGCGGCCGGCCCTTCTGCGATCACGGAAAAAGTCCGCGCAGATTCATAGCGGTTCGTCCCTTTTCTACGGCGATTGCCATGGCCGCGATTCGGTTTGAAATCTTCTCGGCTTTCGCGCGCGCGAGCATTCGTTCGAAAGCGCGATCGAGGAGCTGGTATTCGCGCCGCATAACCTCTTCTTCCTCCCAGAAGAGCTGTTGCAGGTCCTGCACCCACTCGAAATAGCTGACCACCACGCCGCCGGAATTACACAGGATATCAGGGAGGACAAAAATCTCCGGCTTACGGTTCTGCAGCACCAGATCCGCTTCCGGCGTAGTTGGGCCGTTGGCGCCCTCAGCAAGGATCCGGCACGTCAGATTCTCTGCGGCCTCTGCGTCGATGACACGCTCAATGGCAGCCGGCACGAGCACGTCGCAGGGCAGCGTGAGAATTTGAGACGGATCGAACTCCATTTCTTTGGAGAAGCCTGCGATGCTTCCACGAGTGCCGGCGTGCCGCATCAGCGCCGGTATATCGAGACCGCGAGAATCATGCAGCGCGCCGGTATGATCGCTGACCGCGATAACTTTCAGGCCGAAGCGGTGCAGCTCCTGAGCCGCGTAGGAGCCGACATTGCCGAAGCCCTGGATCACGGCCGTTGCATTGCTTGCATCAATTGCGAGTTGGCTCATCACCCGCTTGGCCAGATGGGCAACACCTCGCCCGGTAGCTTCTCGACGGCCGACCGTACCACCTGATGCCACCGGTTTACCGGTTACGATCTCGGTGACTGTTTGGCCACGATACATCGAATAGGTGTCCATGAACCAGGCCATGACTTGTTCGTCAGTCCCCATGTCCGGCGCCATCACATCAATGTGCGGCCCGACGAAGGGTATCATCTCCTGCATGTAGCGCCGCGACAGTGCTTCCAGCTCGCGCCTGGAGATCTTCGTAAGATCGACTCTGACTCCCCCCTTGGCGCCACCGTAGGGCAGCCCGACCAGCGCGCACTTCAAGGTCATCCAGATCGCCAAAGCGGCCACTTCGCCGATATCGACCGAGGGCGAAAAACGCGTGCCGCCCTTCGTCGGGCCCATCGTGAGATGGTGCTGCACGCGGTAGCCTTCGAAGACCGCGATGGTACCGTCATCGCGGCGGATCGGACAGGACACCGTGATCGATCGCTTCGGCATCAGCAGGCGGTCACGCTCATCCATAGGAATGTTGAGGTGATCAGCAACCACCGTGAGCTGATCTGCAGCCATCTCAAAGACCGGGCCGGAATAGATCGTCATCGACGTCTCTTTCCCTTCTGGTCGACGGCTATCGATTGTCTAACGTTCTGGCTGCTCAGTCTTGATCTGCATCAAGTTGTTCTTGGCAGAGCGCGGTATCAAGTTTGATGGTCTGGGCAATCCAGTGCCGACAATCAGAGCCGCCCTCCCACGGGGCCGTGACCTGCGCCCAGGGCTTGCCGTGCGGGCTCGCGAACTGAGCGATCTTCCTCAATCGCATGCCCAACAACGCGGTCCACTGGATCACGACCCGACATCATGGTTTCGGCGATGGGGCCGAGCTCTTTGTTTGCATCTCCGCAGTCGTGGCGGAGAGTGAGTGGAGAAGGGAGAACTAGATGACGGGCATCAAACGCCACTTCGAAAACGTAACCGTCCTGGGGACGGGTGTGCTCGGCTCCCAGATCGCCTACCAGACTGCCTATTCCGGTTTTCCGGTCACCGCCTGGGACATCAGCGATGAGCGGCTCGACACTGCTAAGAACAGCTTGGAGCAGCTTGCCGCGATTTACGAGCAAGAGGTGGACGGCGCTGCCGGTGGGCCGGCGCGCGCCGCACTGGCACGGATCGACTACACGACCGACCTCGCGGAAGCGGCGCGCTACGCCGACCTGGTCATCGAGTGCGTCACGGAGAAGCTGGCCCTCAAGCGCGAGGTGTACGTCCAGCTTGGACGCGTCGCGCCCCAGGGGACGATCTTCGCCAGCAACAGCTCGATGCTGCTGCCGAGCGAGCTTGCGGACTCGACCGGCCGGCCGGACCGCTTTCTGGCGATGCATTTCGCGAACCAGATCTGGAAGCACAACACCGCCGAGATCATGGGGCACGCCGGCACCGATCCCGACATTTACCAGGCCGTCGTCGGCTTCGCGCGACAAATCGGGATGGAGCCGATCGAGGTTCACAAGGAACAGCGCGGCTACGTCCTCAACTCGCTTTTGACCCCGTGGATGGACGCGGCCGAGTACCTGCTGATGGATGGCGTCGCCGAGCCCGCGACGATCGACAAGACCTGGCGCATCGCCAGCGGCATGCCGCAGGGCCCGTGCGAGGTCATGGACATGATCGGGCTGGCTACCATCTACAACGTCAACACCGTTTCGGGCAACGAGAAGAGCCGTGCTGCCGGCGCGTGGCTCAAGCAACACTACATCGACCAGGGCAAGCTGGGCCGCACATCCGGCGAAGGCTTCTACAAGTACACCGACCAGAGAGCGACTGGCGAAGCCGGTTGAGTGGCACCGATCAGGAGGCCGCGGGGCATGGCGTCCGGACGTCGACGGCCGGCCGCTCTCGGTCCAAGTCCTCCAGCGGGATTTCGCGGGTACCTCCAATTTCATCCTTTGCAGTGGTCGTCTCCGTGACAATGAGGCTCGGCCCGGTTCCGGCTAATTGATTCACGTCAAGCCCTCGCGGCTGAGCGCGCTAATCTCGGTAGTGGATAGTTTTCGATCGCGCACAGCAACGTTTGGCGCTGCCGATCTTTGCGAGGATGGCCAATTGCCATGAACCCAGCCTACATATCTGCGCTGTCTGCCTTGCTTGGATCCGCGATCGGCGCATTTGCATCGCTCGCAACGACTTGGTTGACGCAGCGCCATCAAGAGGAGGCCAGGCAGCGCGCACAGGAGGTCGCCCGGCGCGAGCGACTCTTTGTCGAGTTCATCGATCTCGTCTCCAAGGCCTTCATTGACGCCTTGCAGCGAACCGAGATCGATCCGTCGCAGATCATCCCGCTCTACGCGACGATGGGGAAGTTGCGGCTGTTTGCATCGAAGAGAACGGTCGAGGCCGCCGAACAGGTCATGCAGCAAATCGTCGGAACTTACTATGCTCCGCAATTCGACCTCAAAAAGCGTCCAACCGTCGATGAAAAATTGGATATCCTTCGTGAGTTCACTGAAATCTGTCGGACCGAGCTTCGCGGCTTCGGCAAATAGGTCGATCGGCGTTCGACGGCACAAAGGGCGGAAAGCGCTTACCAGCCGGTATCAAACCATCCCGACTGCGGACGCTGCGCATGCTCGGTTCGAGTCCAAGCAGCCTCGCGTTTTGTGCCGCGTTGCCTCGGTTGACGGGGAACCAACTGCGCGAAGCTATCGCGGACGCGCGCGTCCCCTTGGTCAAATGTCCAGCGGCCGTCGAACGGTCTCACATCAGGGCGCTGGGCGTAGGACATCGGCCGCCGCTTGATGCGAGCCTTGCCGACATTGCTGCGCGGCTGCGGCTGGGGGCTCGCCTTGCTTTGCTCTTTTCCATCGGTTTCCTTCATGGAGGGGGAGGCCAGCTGACCGAGGTTTTCGGCTACCTGGGGATCCTGCGCGGCGACAGCCTTTCCTGTATCATCGGGTGGGGTTGGTGTCGGCACAACAATGGGCTGGCTTGTATTGATGACAACAGCTTCCGGTCCCCTCAGTTCGGAGTGGATGCGGATCCTGGGGTGCGGGGGGCGGGAATTACCGCTATCCATCGCAGGCTGTCGCCCGATTATGGCGTCGGTGGCAAAGAGCAGCGCGAGCAATGCTCCACCGGTAAGGACGAAATACCGCATCAGCGGAATTTCATTGCTGATTAGTGCATCGCGGTTGATCGACCGACCGAAGAGTTTGCTCACTTCACTACTCGGCTCCAACCGTAACTTTTCGTACCCAAGCTAGGTCAGGTTGCAAAATACCGGTTCCGAGAGGGGTAACTTTTCGTTGCAGGCTGTGCTCGTTCAACACCGCCCCAAAGAGTGGCTACGCCGCTGTAACAAAACAGGTGCTAGGATTCACCGCGTCCCGCCTGCAGGATCCTGCTGATTATCTGCAGAGGCTCGCTGACTGCGCGGACCTTGCCGAACTCATCAAGTGCAATTCCGAGTTCGCGCAGCAATCCCGGTCCCGGTCCTGGGGCGAGGCGGCAAAGGTGTTCGAACACCTGCGGACGCCGCCGACCGGCGCATAAAGTTGCGCTCGTAGATTTGCGGCAGCAAAAGCAGGAATTAGCGTCGGAAACTCCGACTGGCGGGTCCGCCGGTTCGTGGGGCACCGGCCAGCAGATGGAAGGGACAGACAAGATGCTGTACACTATTGTTTTCGCAGGCAGGGACACGCATGCCCTCGCGGCAAAGGATGCGACGACAGCCAGAGAAGCCCTGGCGATCGCCGAAGCGCTGCAAAGTCAGCGTGGAGAGATAAAGTACATAAAGTCGCCTCAGGAAGGCGAATTCGGCCTTGAAATGTTGCGGCTGCTCGCAAAAGAAGAAGCTGAGGAATTGCCCATTGCGCCGGCTCGGTTCTCCCCCACGAGGGTCGAAATCCGGTTAACTGAAGGCCGATCGTTCCCAAAGTGCAGGGCGTCCGGGCCTGCCTAACCGCTGAAGATGACCCGGCGGAAACGATACAGGGCTATCGCAAAGAAGACGCTCCCAATAGCGGCCATTGCGACGATCTCTGGCCACACAATGGAAGCATCGGCTCCCCGGTAAATGACATCCTGAGCGAAAATCACGAAATGCGGCGTCGGGCTGATGACCAGCATGACGTATTTCAACCAGACAGGCATGCTTTCCAGTGGCGTCGTGGAGCCGGACAGCAGCATCATCACCAGCAGCACCGGTATCGAGAGCAGGCCGAACTGGGCCATCGTCGATGCGATGGTGCCGAGCGCAATGCCGAGGGCCGCGACCGAGATCACGTAAAAACATGATCCGGCCAGAAACAGAAGTATCGATCCCGTGATCGGCACCTGCAACCACCATTGCACCACGAACAGCAGGGACAGGGCGGTAGAAGCCACAATGACAATGCCATTCGCCAGGATCTTCGCGAGCATGATCTCGATGGGAACCACAGGCATCACGAGCAGGTGCTCGACCGTACCCTGCTCGCGCTCGCGAATGAGCGCAGCGCCCGTGAGCATAACGGTTATCATGGTCAAGTTGCTGATGATCTGCATTACAGAGGTGAACCAGCTCGACTTCAAATTGGGGTTGAATTTTACCTTGGTAACGGCCTTGGCGGGGGC
This is a stretch of genomic DNA from Bradyrhizobium sp. CB2312. It encodes these proteins:
- a CDS encoding Glu/Leu/Phe/Val dehydrogenase; translated protein: MTIYSGPVFEMAADQLTVVADHLNIPMDERDRLLMPKRSITVSCPIRRDDGTIAVFEGYRVQHHLTMGPTKGGTRFSPSVDIGEVAALAIWMTLKCALVGLPYGGAKGGVRVDLTKISRRELEALSRRYMQEMIPFVGPHIDVMAPDMGTDEQVMAWFMDTYSMYRGQTVTEIVTGKPVASGGTVGRREATGRGVAHLAKRVMSQLAIDASNATAVIQGFGNVGSYAAQELHRFGLKVIAVSDHTGALHDSRGLDIPALMRHAGTRGSIAGFSKEMEFDPSQILTLPCDVLVPAAIERVIDAEAAENLTCRILAEGANGPTTPEADLVLQNRKPEIFVLPDILCNSGGVVVSYFEWVQDLQQLFWEEEEVMRREYQLLDRAFERMLARAKAEKISNRIAAMAIAVEKGRTAMNLRGLFP
- a CDS encoding 3-hydroxyacyl-CoA dehydrogenase; amino-acid sequence: MTGIKRHFENVTVLGTGVLGSQIAYQTAYSGFPVTAWDISDERLDTAKNSLEQLAAIYEQEVDGAAGGPARAALARIDYTTDLAEAARYADLVIECVTEKLALKREVYVQLGRVAPQGTIFASNSSMLLPSELADSTGRPDRFLAMHFANQIWKHNTAEIMGHAGTDPDIYQAVVGFARQIGMEPIEVHKEQRGYVLNSLLTPWMDAAEYLLMDGVAEPATIDKTWRIASGMPQGPCEVMDMIGLATIYNVNTVSGNEKSRAAGAWLKQHYIDQGKLGRTSGEGFYKYTDQRATGEAG
- a CDS encoding ABC transporter permease; this encodes MSTSQAADPTERAKPKALTKRSGSDRLAKLRLHLGNIYRLVIKELRSFRSDPIMLLLVAYSFTIAIHAAATGASTEATNLSIGIVDEDHSDLSRGITDGLTPPTFRRVIQLAPTEIDPAMNAQRVLFVIEIPTQFESDILSGKQPTVQIDIDATAAAQAFNGMTYIQNVVIGYVTDFVTRREGMAAAPAKAVTKVKFNPNLKSSWFTSVMQIISNLTMITVMLTGAALIREREQGTVEHLLVMPVVPIEIMLAKILANGIVIVASTALSLLFVVQWWLQVPITGSILLFLAGSCFYVISVAALGIALGTIASTMAQFGLLSIPVLLVMMLLSGSTTPLESMPVWLKYVMLVISPTPHFVIFAQDVIYRGADASIVWPEIVAMAAIGSVFFAIALYRFRRVIFSG